The following are encoded together in the Plasmodium knowlesi strain H genome assembly, chromosome: 8 genome:
- a CDS encoding T-complex protein 1 subunit epsilon, putative, whose translation MNIAIDEYGQPFVILKEEEKKRIKGIEAHKSNILAAKVVADILKSSIGPRGMDKIIVSEDNNVTVTNDGATILDKIDIQHECAKLLVELSKSQDNEIGDGTTGVVIIAGMLLEEAYTLIDKGIHPLRIADGFENACNIALKAIEEIAITVDIEKNNNEMLKKLASTSLSSKIVSSKKDLLSNIVVEAVLSVADMERKDVRFDLIKIEGKTGGLLEESTLIKGIVLNKELSHSQMVKEVKNAKIAILTCPFEPPKPKIKHKLNITNVDAFRDLQNIEKKYFYDMIDSLKKAGANFVICQWGFDDEANYLLLKENIPAIRWVGGVEMELIAIATGGKIIPRFEDIHESKLGKAELIREISHGTVNNPMVFIEGCSNTKAITILLRGGNQMMIEECERSVHDALCSVRNLIRDNRILPGGGASEIYAALAIENVADKCKGIEQYAIRAFGNALLSIPINLCNNMGLNSIDIISEIKTKIIQEKKKNLGIDSLNYKVDDMIQKGIFETFNSKYNQFSLATQVVKMILKIDDVIAPNDFN comes from the coding sequence ATGAATATCGCCATTGACGAGTACGGACAACCGTTTGTGATcctgaaggaggaggagaagaagaggataAAAGGAATTGAGGCACACAAGAGTAACATCCTCGCAGCCAAGGTCGTCGCAGATATTTTGAAAAGCTCCATTGGCCCAAGGGGCATGGATAAAATCATCGTTAGCGAAGACAACAACGTTACGGTGACAAATGACGGAGCCACGATACTTGATAAAATTGACATCCAACATGAGTGCGCAAAGTTGTTGGTGGAATTGTCGAAGAGTCAAGACAATGAGATTGGAGACGGGACTACCGGTGTTGTTATTATCGCGGGAATGCTCCTGGAAGAAGCATACACCCTAATAGATAAAGGCATCCACCCTCTACGTATAGCAGACGGATTCGAAAACGCATGCAACATAGCATTGAAGGCAATTGAAGAAATAGCTATAACGGTGgacattgaaaaaaataacaacgaaatgttaaaaaaattggctaGTACTTCACTAAGTTCTAAAATTGTATCCAGTAAAAAGGATCTCCTCTCAAATATTGTCGTGGAGGCTGTACTCTCCGTTGCAGATATGGAGAGGAAAGATGTTAGATTTGACCtaataaaaattgaaggaaaaacaggaGGCCTCTTAGAAGAATCCACCCTAATCAAAGGAATCGTCTTGAATAAGGAACTTTCCCATTCGCAGATGGTGAAAGAAGTGAAAAACGCAAAAATTGCCATCCTTACGTGTCCATTCGAACCACCCAAACCCAAAATAAAACATAAGCTAAATATCACAAATGTAGATGCGTTTAGAGATCTCCAAAATattgaaaagaaatatttttacgatATGATCGATTCGTTGAAAAAGGCAGGAGCTAATTTCGTCATCTGCCAATGGGGCTTTGATGATGAAGCAAATTATCTGCtcttgaaggaaaatattccaGCTATCAGATGGGTAGGAGGAGTCGAAATGGAACTCATAGCCATCGCcacaggaggaaaaatcatTCCTAGATTTGAAGATATACATGAATCTAAATTAGGAAAAGCAGAACTTATAAGGGAGATTAGTCATGGTACTGTTAACAACCCCATGGTTTTTATTGAAGGATGCTCAAACACGAAGGCAATCACTATCCTCTTAAGAGGAGGTAACCAAATGATGATTGAAGAATGCGAAAGAAGTGTACACGATGCCTTGTGTTCTGTTCGAAATTTGATAAGGGATAATAGAATCCTCCCAGGGGGAGGAGCTAGCGAAATTTACGCTGCTCTTGCTATTGAAAATGTGGCTGACAAATGTAAAGGCATAGAACAATATGCTATCCGAGCCTTTGGAAACGCTCTACTTTCTATCCCAATCAACCTCTGCAATAATATGGGACTCAACAGCATCGATATCATCTctgaaataaaaacaaaaatcattcaggagaaaaaaaagaacctcGGTATCGATAGCCTCAACTATAAAGTGGACGACATGATACAGAAGGGAATTTTCGAAACGTTCAACTCCAAGTATAATCAGTTCTCCCTCGCCACACAGGTCGTCAAGATGATACTAAAAATTGACGACGTCATTGCGCCAAATGATTTTAACTAG
- a CDS encoding CPW-WPC family protein — MTKGLTFVCFVSAWLILCVVFQNCSGQVSAGGKNEISHTSEKNEQVHQRGNRKIHKYNFGSLKKKLHIESKNNGMDKVGAQSSDQRHDNQIEGGIEISTGKTNEGKEKLSPEDEYTKCIDMIEKQFKDQADEKIREELENLCSKKREQDEAEKAAAQEVQTKWKLNEEVKRKMHTHGGDTENDNKRYIISQLGLSTKLDVPLEVLKESLWEVKNCVRDYTQKCPLNWKVNETNETFCVAPESYIGTCGKQIKNNLDVDGKMQMEKKCSIFWKCDYKCIQDFEGSVCPIDWVMEKEEQYGYCKSPDEYTGKCIRKIKFSNMSSKEKAIYSNLCDVRWPCKKKCTHDYSVLCPIGWIEGADGYCLATSSYSGNCQKKMFLKHLDQVMKQTYEHKCQFNYPCMHSCEKNYNYLCPNLWIPVGDKECTPSENYNGRCKHNYIFKGNIMEEEKKNFEKMCQVSYPCVKDCKRDYSFNCPIGWKETLSFCLAPTSYRYGCEKMMRKNISEEEKIQISAKCLVFWPCSNYEVLLKNLLHSNISPADYLSVANGPVNEATGAVVRLIN, encoded by the coding sequence ATGACGAAAGGGCTAACGTTTGTTTGCTTTGTCTCTGCCTGGCTCATCCTCTGTGTTGTATTCCAGAACTGCTCTGGCCAAGTAAGCGCGGgaggtaaaaatgaaatttcgcacacgagtgaaaaaaatgagcaggtTCACCAACGGGGGAATAGGAAGATACATAAATACAACTTTGGgtctttgaaaaaaaaactgcacatagaaagtaaaaataatggaATGGACAAAGTGGGAGCCCAGTCAAGTGACCAAAGGCATGATAATCAAATTGAGGGAGGGATAGAAATTTCCACCGGGAAAACGaatgaggggaaggaaaagctgTCCCCTGAGGATGAATATACTAAGTGCATCGATATGATCGAGAAGCAGTTTAAAGACCAGgcggatgaaaaaattagggAGGAGTTGGAAAACCTGTGTTCAAAAAAGAGGGAACAGGATGAAGCGGAAAAAGCGGCCGCCCAGGAAGTCCAAACCAAATGGAAACTGAACGAAGAGGTGAAACGAAAGATGCACACACATGGTGGCGACACGGAAAACGACAACAAGAGGTACATAATTTCACAGCTTGGTCTCTCCACGAAACTGGATGTACCATTGGAAGTTTTGAAGGAATCCCTATGGGAGGTGAAAAACTGCGTAAGGGattacacacaaaaatgCCCACTGAACTGGAAAGTAAATGAGACGAATGAAACTTTTTGTGTCGCCCCAGAGTCATACATAGGTACATGcggaaaacaaataaaaaacaacctAGATGTGGatggaaaaatgcaaatggaaaaaaaatgctccatATTTTGGAAATGCGATTATAAATGTATCCAAGACTTTGAGGGTTCCGTGTGTCCCATAGATTGGGttatggaaaaggaagaacagtATGGCTACTGCAAATCGCCCGATGAATACACAGGAAAATGCAtacggaaaataaaatttagtAATATGTCCAGTAAGGAGAAGGCTATTTATTCTAACCTGTGTGATGTCAGATGgccatgtaaaaaaaaatgcactcaTGATTATTCCGTTTTGTGTCCAATTGGATGGATCGAAGGGGCAGATGGATATTGCCTTGCCACAAGTAGCTACTCCGGaaattgccaaaaaaaaatgttcctaAAACACCTTGATCAAGTGATGAAGCAGACGTATGAACACAAGTGCCAATTCAATTATCCATGTATGCACTCCTGCGAAAAGAATTACAATTATCTCTGTCCCAATTTGTGGATCCCTGTGGGCGACAAGGAATGCACTCCCTCCGAAAACTACAACGGCAGGTGCAaacataattatattttcaaaGGCAACAttatggaggaggaaaaaaaaaacttcgaAAAAATGTGCCAAGTGTCTTACCCTTGTGTTAAGGATTGTAAAAGAGATTACTCTTTTAACTGCCCCATTGGATGGAAAGAAACGCTGAGCTTTTGTCTGGCTCCCACGTCTTACCGATACGGTTGTGAAAAGATGATGCGGAAAAATATCAgcgaggaggaaaaaatccAAATTAGTGCCAAGTGCCTGGTCTTTTGGCCCTGCTCCAACTACGAAGTTCTCCTGAAGAACCTCCTGCACAGCAACATTTCCCCGGCTGACTATTTGTCCGTGGCCAATGGGCCCGTCAACGAGGCCACCGGGGCGGTTGTTCGGTTGATCAATTGA
- a CDS encoding vesicle transport protein. vesicle transport protein: MCDVVLLCRVSDGMTLVETNSESKNIAHKIELKKLCKRLQSFPSLSTVTSNQFNYHFLIENGIAYIAVFPVTYPKKLAFLFLNDVCKQFNEELMIQYGTHSIDYRSIIETIEKPYSFIKFDRKISKIKQEYKDPRSNIAIKKLNESLNEVSSIMKKNIDDILLRGENLEDVGRKAFNLKYESEKFKKVSRVLSLRYTMYQYGILIFVIFFFFLIIIFKNYF; encoded by the exons atgtgcgaTGTGGTACTACTGTGTAGAGTTAGCGATGGCATGACTTTGGTCGAAACGAACAGCGAGTCCAAAAATATTGCACACAAAatagaattgaaaaaattatgtaagAGGCTACAATCCTTCCCTAGTTTGTCTACCGTAACATCCAACCAGTTCAACTACCA CTTCCTTATCGAAAATGGAATAGCCTACATCGCAGTTTTCCCCGTTACGTACCCGAAGAAATTagccttcttatttttaaacgATGTTTGCAAGCAGTTCAATGAAG AGTTAATGATCCAGTATGGTACACACTCCATAGATTACAGGTCTATCATTGAGACCATCGAGAAGCCTTACTCCTTCATCAAATTCG ATAGAAAAATTTCCAAGATCAAACAGGAGTACAAGGACCCCCGCTCCAACATCGCTATTAAAAAACTTAACGAAAGCCTGAACGAAGTCAGCAGtataatgaagaagaacataGACGATATACTTCTTCGAGGAGAGAATCTGGAAG ATGTCGGAAGGAAAGCCTTCAACTTGAAGTACGAGTCGGAGAAG TTTAAAAAAGTGTCCAGAGTACTCAGCCTCAGATACACTATGTACCAATACGGAATCCTCATctttgtaattttctttttttttttaattataatttttaaaaattatttttaa
- a CDS encoding protein phosphatase inhibitor 2, putative — translation MKKKIDKTITKKTISWDEVTINEQDKERGSRMKILEPNTPFNFILMDSASEDEASKFGESKGPSEVQENNIADDLIDKLNQLVEKQENKAVANIDFKEKRKKHYNEYKMLQKLRKSGTFDEIDEEYKLEEHESGGEHAEIPELEE, via the exons atgaaaaagaaaatcgaTAAAACGATCAC aaaaaaaactatatcATGGGATGAAGTCACCATTAATGAACAAGACAAGGAGAGGGGCTCTAGGATGAAAATCCTCGAACCGAACACAccatttaattttattctgATG GATAGCGCTTCGGAAGATGAAGCCTCTAAGTTCGGAGAGTCAAAGGGACCAAGCGAAGTGCAG gAAAACAACATTGCGGATGACCTGATAGACAAGCTGAACCAACTGGTGGAGAAACAGGAGAACAAAGCCGTCGCCAACATTGACTTCAAGGAAAAGCGCAAGAAGCATTACAACGAGTACAAGATGCTCCAGAAGTTGAG AAAATCTGGAACGTTTGACGAAATCGATGAAGAGTACAAACTTGAAGAACATGAATCGGGCGGGGAACATGCCGAAATTCCGGAATTGGAAGAGTAG